ACTATCAGCAAAATGCATCTTTTGACTACATTCTATAATTTCACTGAGTTATGGGATGGGCCATTCACAATGGCACTTTTTATTGGGTATAAAAATAACTCTAATTGTTATCAAGTTGGATGGGATCGTGAAGCTCTTCACTGTATTTTGACATTGACAAAAGGAGGGGAAAATCCGAAATAGCTGCTAGAATTTTGTGGTTGTGGTTGGGAAGGATAATAAAAATCAGGCACTACATCACTTAGGGCCTTATTGTCTGAACTACCACAGGCAGACTTGAAAACATCTAGCTAGCCAGGGTAGCCCAGACACATataacaacttctttttttttttccacaggaaGCAAAATCCGTTTTCTTAGAAATGAGGGCGAGATCTATTTAACAACTAGATCCAGGGTCAGGCATCTATGTCTCTATATAGACATACATATTCGTATGTACACACATGTGTGGTGTTTGTGGGgagagatgtgtgtgtggggaggtgggcATCAAAACAAGCCTCTTCAAAGGTGAagcaataaacattaaaaaagagagacagaagtgATCGATAATATTGACTATAGCTTAGAGGTCCTGTAAGATACGACTGCTATTGAGTTTTCACAATATAGAAGTCTCTGGTGATCCTAGTGAATTTTAAACAAGTAATATAAGCAGAAGATAGATTTTATCATCTGGAACGCAAATGGGAAGtgaaccaaagaaataaagatggcAAATGAGGGAAgtggcggcggggggcggcgccaTGGCTGAGGGTTCCGCAGGGAGAGGTACCTGAGGCGGGTTTGTCCCCGCGAGGCGGCTCCCCAAGCcgggctgagggctgagggccgagggctgaggggctgagggccgagggctgaggggctgaggggctgagggctgagggccgagggccgaggggctgagggctgagggccGAGGGCTGAGGGCCgagggctgaggggctgagggccgagggctgaggggctgaggggctgagggctgagggccgagggccgaggggctgagggctgagggccgagggctgaggggctgagggccgagggctgaggggctgaggggctgagggctgagggccgagggccgaggggctgagggctgagggccgagggctgaggggctgagggcCGAGGGCTGAGGGCCgagggctgaggggctgagggccgagggctgaggggctgaggggctgagggctgagggccgagggctgaggggctgagggctgagggccgagggctgaggggctgagggccgagggctgaggggctgagggctgagggccTAGGGCTGAGGGCCGAGGGCCGAGGCCGTCCCCGTCCAGGCGAATGTAAGAACCGACGACGGTGCGCCCGAGAGCGCGGCGAACGAGGGCGACACGGGCCCGGTGGCCAGCGTGAACCGCCCTCCACACgccccggcggccgcggcggcctgGTTCCTCCCGAGCGCCCTCATCCGGACGGCTCCGGCCCCGCGCGTCGTCGGCCTCTTCTCCCTGCCGCGTTCCCGGAGGAGCCGGAGCCTCAGCCCCTGGAAAGCGACGCCCCCACTGGTTCGTGAGACCTGTTCCTGGGAGTGCGATCAGAGACTCAGGCCGCCGGGCTTGGCTCCaaattccccccccccgcccccaaagcGAGCCTCGGATCCTTGGGCGACGGTGACCCCACTTGACCGCTGTCGCCCCCGCCCCCTCGGGAAGCTCTCATGGTTAAGTCGCCCCTTGTCGCGGCACCGAACACCGATGAGCGTTTTCTCCCTACGGTTTCTCAGACCATGCTTGGGCCCGtccttttttaaaaccaaagcGGTTTCTAATAGTTGACCTGCAGTTCGGGGCGTGAGAGTCCTGGCCGCTGAACGTCAGCCGTCTGAAGGTAGGGACCTTGGTCTTTGCGACCGACCTCTTGTGTAGTGGGCCAGGCTTTGTGTCGAGTCAGCGTCTGAACTGTTTGGTCAAAGAACTGTTCTAGAACCACTAACCCAGCGTCTTAAAAACTGTTCTAAAACCACTAACGGAATCTCCTTTCTCCTGCAAAAGGACCCAGTGCTGCCTGAGAAATCCAATCAGGATTAATCCAATCCTGAGAAACTGCATCTGAAAAAAAACCCTGCCTATGTATGTCTGCAATATCCGCTTGGACCCCTCGGGTTATTCGGGGATGGAGAGTCTTCAGCACCGTTAACAGTAATGCCGTCAGTTGAGGAGATGGCTTCTTTGCAAAGAAAAAGGCTGCAGGCAAGGATTCTCAGCTctgaagaagaagagaaattgaaaagagaTCAAGCTTTGGTGTCCGACTGTAAGcagcaaaaactggaaaaagaggCTCAGAAGAACTGGGAccttttttacaaaagaaatagtACTAACTTCTTCAAAGGTAGACACTGGACCACCCGAGAGTTTGAGGATCTCAGATCATGTAGAGAATTTGAAGATCAAAAATTGACTATACTTGAAGCTGGCTGTTGGGACTGTTTATTCCCATTTTTGGAAGATCAGAATATCTTTGCTTatgcctgtgatttttttccaagagCAGTTGAATATGTCAAGCAAAATCCTTTATATGACTCAGAAAGACACAAGGTGTTCCAGTGTGATCTAACTAAAGATGACCTTCTGGAACATGTGCCCCCAGAATCTATGGGTGTTGTCATGTTGATATTTGTACTCTCTGCTGTTCACCCTGATAAGATGCACCTTGTCTTACAAAATATTTACCAGGCATTGAAACCAGGCAAAAGTGTCTTGTTTCATGACTCTGGGCTGTATGATCACACCATGCTTAGGTTTAAAGCTGGCAGCAAACTTGGGGAAAACTTTTATGCTAGACAAGATGGAACAAGATCATATTTTTTTACTGATGAATTCCTGGCTCGGCTCTTTACGGACACAGATTACGAAGCAGTGgtgaatgagggcagcccgggtggctcagtggtttagcaacacctttggcccagggcctgatcctggacaccctggatcgagtcccacatcgggctccctgcatggagcctgcttctccctctgcctgtgtctctgcctgcctttctctctctctctctctcatgaataaataaaatcttaaaaaaaaagaagtggtgaaTGAGTATGTGTTTTGTGAGACGGTGAACAAAAAAGAAGGCCTGTGTGTGCTAAGGGATTTTCCTTCAGAGCAAATTCCGAAAATGTCCTAAGAACCCAACTCCATGACCATGGGCTGGGCCACAAATCGTGACCTTTCATGAGGTTGACATTTGTGCCTCTGCTTGAAGAGGAAAGTTTAAAGccactattttgtatatttttatatctcaacttttaaaatgagtatatataatttttatattaaaaagtagcAAGTGAAAAAAAACGATGGCAAATGATAGACTATTGCCAGTAAACGTAactgagaaaatatgaataatatagcgtttgtttttgttttttaaagattttatttttctctacacccaatttggggcttaaacttacaaccctgaggtcaagagtcccatactccaccaactaagccagccagatttCCCTGAATAACATAGTACTGAGGGAAGTAGGAAGTATAGGGTCAAAGGTGGAGACGTATTTTAAAATAGGAGAGACCTGAGTACAGTTGCAGATTGAGGCAATGcagcaaaaagagagggagaaaataaagatacGAGAATATGAGGGGATAAGGTCAGAGAGGAAACAATGTGTTTTCttgggagaaaacagaagagaaacactGGTGGATGGATGACATCTCATCCCTTAAATATGGAGGAAACATGACACTAAACCAGGCAGATGTAATTAACTGTAAAGATCCTTCTTCTCCTTGGTTAATGTCCAGCCTCTGAAGCTCCCTAGTGCTCTCCTCCTATCCTAGCCTCTTTCTGACTCAtttcctgcccctcctgcaaaAACTTGCATCCCATAGCCTAACAACTGTGGGTGTAATACCAGTGATTGAAATGCCACAATGAATACCCCTAATTTGGTTAACTTATCTTCAAACAATGAAATAGAgctcaaaaaattcaaagaaacattcactgatttatacttatatttttaatttgtacttaAAGTGAAAGCATGAGACCGacttgaaaaaaatggaatccaAGTTCCAAAGTTGCTTTAACAAGTTGAGCTGTGGTTGaggctgtttattttttaaatcctggaGCATCAGTCTTAATCTTCTAAAATGTTTGTATTAAGAGTGTTGGTCCAGGTGACCAGGTCTTCCACTTCTTCTTCCCATGACTCACTCTCATTACCACCATCTGGTAAAGCTACACTCTTCCACCTCTCCTTTGTTCTACCAGTCTTCATGACACTATCCATTTCAGTTTGTGTATCAGCAAAAATTTCAACTGtaagaggaaatataaaagaaattaacagaCATGGCAGggaacacaataaaaaaagatgCATTCCTGCATTTATACTAGTGCCTAAGATTGTGTAGTGAATGCAAGCAACCTTTACAACTCTCTAAATTgcacattttgcaaatattttgtcataAATCATTCTTTCTGTTATGGTCTATCTTTTTATGCTTTgttagttcattcatttaacGTGTATTTACTGAGTCCCCACTAAGTGCCAGTAAGCATATGAGGGAAACAGTGTCTGTGAGTGCTTCAGCTGCACAAGAGTGGAATCGTTGGGTCTAAGTGAAAACAGGCTTAGATTTTGACAAAGGAGGGGCAGTTGGCTGAATAGAGAAGGGTAAAGAGGGAAGGTATGAGCAGTCTACACTAAGGACACAGCATCTACTAAGGCACAAAGGTAGAAGAGGACTTGACAGATTTGGAAGTAATCGGAATTGACACATCAGCATTTATGCTGTGCCAGCTGCTGTGCTAAGTAGTCTATTTGGATAATATTATTTAACCTAGATATGATCCTTGTGACAGGCAGGTATTgctatccttattttacagatgaggaaattgagaccaaGCGACCTAcagtaacttgtccaaggacaTTTAGCTAATAAGAATTCATCACAGGTTCATCAGATCCCAAATCCCTGTGTTAAACTGGAGAGTTTGGTGGGGTTGGCTAGTTAAACTGAGGCAGGATTAAGGAAGCCTCCTATATCATACAAAGAAGATTCATCTTTTTTCTATAGTCTTGTAAACAGGGAAATAaactaattatat
This window of the Canis lupus dingo isolate Sandy chromosome 5, ASM325472v2, whole genome shotgun sequence genome carries:
- the LOC112647165 gene encoding tRNA N(3)-methylcytidine methyltransferase METTL6-like → MPSVEEMASLQRKRLQARILSSEEEEKLKRDQALVSDCKQQKLEKEAQKNWDLFYKRNSTNFFKGRHWTTREFEDLRSCREFEDQKLTILEAGCWDCLFPFLEDQNIFAYACDFFPRAVEYVKQNPLYDSERHKVFQCDLTKDDLLEHVPPESMGVVMLIFVLSAVHPDKMHLVLQNIYQALKPGKSVLFHDSGLYDHTMLRFKAGSKLGENFYARQDGTRSYFFTDEFLARLFTDTDYEAVVNEGSPGGSVV